A genomic region of Streptomyces sp. R33 contains the following coding sequences:
- a CDS encoding bifunctional glycosyltransferase family 2/GtrA family protein, protein MPTDTSSGALPARAHLAPVPGEPVLDVVIPVFNEEQDLGPCVRRLHDHLTRTFPYPFRITIADNASTDRTPEVAAGLAATVEGVRSTRLEEKGRGRALRTVWSHSEAPVLAYMDVDLSTDLNALLPLVAPLISGHSDLAIGTRLARSSRVVRGAKREFVSRAYNLLLRSSLAARFSDAQCGFKAIRREVAERLLPLVEDSGWFFDTEMLVLAERAGLRIHEVPVDWVDDPDSTVHIVSTATEDLKGMWRVGRALAVGALPLDRLARPFGDDPRDRSALPGVPRGLARQLLGFCVIGVLSTLAYLALYSLFRLGAGPQLANAGALLVSAVANTAANRRLTFGVRGRDRAVRHQAQGLVVFGVGLALTSGSLGALGAATADPSHSTELAVLITANLAATVLRFLLFRAWVFPDRRATPAKDDNR, encoded by the coding sequence ATGCCAACCGACACCTCCTCCGGCGCCCTTCCGGCACGGGCGCACCTCGCGCCCGTGCCCGGTGAGCCCGTACTCGACGTGGTGATCCCGGTCTTCAACGAGGAGCAGGACCTCGGCCCGTGTGTGCGCCGGCTCCACGACCACCTCACCCGTACGTTCCCGTACCCGTTCCGCATCACGATCGCCGACAACGCGAGCACCGACCGCACCCCCGAGGTGGCGGCCGGCCTCGCCGCCACCGTCGAAGGCGTACGCAGCACCCGGCTGGAGGAGAAGGGCCGCGGCCGCGCCCTGCGCACCGTCTGGTCCCACTCCGAGGCACCCGTCCTCGCGTACATGGACGTGGACCTGTCCACCGACCTCAACGCGCTGCTGCCGCTGGTCGCCCCGCTCATCTCCGGGCACTCCGACCTCGCCATCGGCACCCGCCTCGCACGCTCCTCGCGCGTGGTGCGCGGCGCCAAGCGGGAGTTCGTGTCCCGCGCCTACAACCTGCTCCTGCGCTCCTCCCTCGCCGCCCGCTTCAGCGACGCGCAGTGCGGGTTCAAGGCCATCCGGCGGGAGGTCGCGGAGCGGCTGCTGCCGCTGGTGGAGGACTCGGGCTGGTTCTTCGACACCGAGATGCTGGTGCTCGCCGAGCGGGCCGGGCTGCGGATCCACGAGGTGCCGGTGGACTGGGTGGACGACCCTGATTCCACGGTGCACATCGTGAGCACCGCGACCGAGGACCTCAAGGGGATGTGGCGGGTGGGCCGGGCCCTGGCCGTCGGCGCGCTGCCGCTCGACCGGCTCGCCCGCCCCTTCGGCGACGACCCGCGCGACCGCAGCGCCCTGCCCGGGGTGCCCCGCGGGCTGGCCCGCCAGCTCCTCGGCTTCTGCGTCATCGGGGTGCTCTCCACGCTCGCCTACCTCGCCCTGTACTCCCTCTTCCGGCTCGGCGCCGGACCGCAGCTCGCCAACGCCGGCGCCCTGCTGGTCTCCGCCGTCGCCAACACCGCCGCCAACCGCCGGCTCACCTTCGGGGTTCGCGGCCGCGACCGGGCCGTCCGGCACCAGGCCCAGGGCCTCGTCGTGTTCGGCGTCGGGCTGGCCCTGACCAGCGGGTCGCTCGGCGCCCTCGGTGCCGCCACGGCCGACCCCTCCCACAGCACCGAACTGGCCGTGCTGATCACGGCCAACCTCGCCGCGACCGTGCTGAGGTTCCTGCTCTTCCGCGCCTGGGTCTTCCCCGACCGGCGCGCCACTCCCGCGAAGGACGACAACCGATGA
- a CDS encoding sensor histidine kinase yields the protein MALRLPRPRPVRAWSLRARLVVSAVALIAVVGAAIGTVTTLALRSYLVDKLDDQLRVSVEMGTRKPLEERALRDRDEKFVLVPGSPLGAAGIRLLADGTVASTARSAAVGGPGYDHIQHLTTAQTEALARAARKAAGQGRPGATNLDLPGLGAYRVLTAPDGSLVLGFPLAEVDSTVSTLIAVEVFVTVAGLIAASLAGQALVGVALRPLRRVAATATRVSELPLHSGEPALHERVPDAEADPRTEVGQVGAALNRMLGHVSSALTARQQSETRVRQFVADASHELRTPLASIRGYAELTRRGREEPGPDTRHALGRIESEATRMTGLVEDLLLLARLDAGRPLSSADTDLAPLVVDAVSDARAAGPEHHWRLELPDEPAPILADPARIQQVLVNLLANARTHTPPGTTVIAHVSRETSAVRLRIEDNGPGIPPALLPHVFERFARGDASRSRAAGSTGLGLAIVQAVVAAHGGQVDVRSEPGRTRFEVLLPLAPDRTTRCTKTDSQTGHRLTTQR from the coding sequence GTGGCTCTCCGCCTGCCGCGGCCCCGACCCGTCCGTGCCTGGTCCCTTCGGGCCCGGCTCGTCGTCTCGGCGGTGGCGCTGATCGCCGTGGTGGGCGCGGCCATCGGGACCGTCACCACCCTCGCGCTGCGCTCGTACCTGGTCGACAAGCTCGACGACCAGCTGAGGGTCTCCGTCGAGATGGGCACCAGGAAGCCCCTTGAGGAGAGGGCGCTCCGGGACAGGGACGAGAAGTTCGTCCTGGTGCCCGGCTCCCCGCTGGGGGCTGCCGGGATCCGTCTTCTCGCCGACGGCACGGTCGCCAGCACGGCCCGCAGCGCCGCCGTCGGCGGGCCCGGGTACGACCACATCCAGCACCTGACGACAGCCCAGACCGAGGCCCTGGCCCGAGCCGCCCGCAAGGCCGCCGGACAGGGCCGGCCGGGCGCCACGAACCTGGACCTGCCGGGCCTCGGTGCGTACCGCGTGCTCACCGCGCCCGACGGCAGCCTGGTCCTCGGCTTCCCGCTCGCCGAGGTCGACTCCACCGTGAGCACGCTCATCGCCGTGGAGGTCTTCGTCACCGTGGCCGGGCTGATCGCGGCCTCCCTCGCCGGGCAGGCCCTGGTCGGCGTCGCCCTGCGCCCGCTGCGCCGGGTGGCCGCCACCGCCACCCGGGTCTCCGAACTCCCCCTGCACAGCGGCGAACCCGCCCTCCACGAGCGGGTCCCCGACGCCGAAGCCGACCCCCGTACCGAGGTGGGCCAGGTCGGCGCCGCCCTCAACCGGATGCTGGGGCACGTCTCCTCCGCGCTCACGGCCCGCCAGCAGAGCGAGACCCGGGTCCGACAGTTCGTCGCGGACGCCAGCCACGAACTGCGCACGCCGCTGGCCTCCATCCGCGGGTACGCCGAACTCACCCGCCGGGGAAGGGAAGAACCCGGACCCGACACCCGGCACGCCCTGGGCCGCATCGAATCCGAGGCGACCCGGATGACCGGCCTCGTCGAGGACCTGCTGCTCCTCGCCCGGCTCGACGCCGGCCGCCCGCTCTCCTCGGCCGACACCGACCTCGCCCCGCTCGTCGTCGACGCCGTCAGCGACGCACGGGCCGCGGGCCCCGAGCACCACTGGCGCCTCGAGCTGCCCGACGAGCCCGCGCCGATCCTCGCCGACCCGGCGCGGATCCAGCAGGTGCTGGTCAACCTGCTCGCCAACGCCCGTACGCACACCCCGCCCGGTACCACCGTCATCGCCCATGTTTCACGTGAAACATCCGCCGTCCGGCTGCGGATCGAGGACAACGGGCCCGGTATCCCGCCCGCCCTGCTCCCCCACGTCTTCGAACGCTTCGCCCGCGGCGACGCCTCACGCTCCCGTGCGGCAGGCTCCACCGGCCTCGGGCTCGCCATCGTCCAGGCCGTCGTGGCGGCGCACGGCGGACAGGTGGACGTACGGAGCGAGCCGGGGCGCACCCGCTTCGAGGTCCTGCTCCCCCTTGCCCCGGACCGGACGACGAGGTGCACGAAGACGGATTCACAGACGGGGCACAGGCTCACCACACAGCGGTGA
- a CDS encoding ArnT family glycosyltransferase produces MTTAVPPMDSPFPERAPTAPASSSAPSATAGAAATRRPRWERPAYAALLLATAVLLLWNLGASGYANSFYSAAVQAGSESWKAFFFGSSDAGNSITVDKPPAALWPMALSVRLFGLGGWQILVPQALMGVGTTAVLYAAVRRHFGPAAALLSGTVFALTPVAALMFRFNNPDALLTLLLTVTVYCVLRALDGAHTKWLVWAGVAVGFAFLTKTLQAFVILPPLALVYAVCAPTRLRRRLGQLLLAGAAMVVAGGWWVAIVELWPASSRPYIGGSQTNSFLELTLGYNGLGRINGNETGSVGGGARAGGGGGGGGWGETGIDRLFSANIGGQISWLLPAALVMLVTGLVITWRARRATDSLESMARAAFLVWGGALLTTALVFSYMQGIFHEYYTVALAPFVAALVGMGAAMLWEERGSKAAALTLSGTLALTAWWSYVLLGRSAGYLPWLRWTVLAAGLAAAAGLVLGARFGRRFVLGAAALGLGAALAGPLAYCLTTVDSTRGGSIVTAGPAVSGGRGGMGMRFFGAGELPPGAAPQGAFQGGPQQGQQGGGPQGGPRQFPGGQGGQGFPRGQGGQGFPGGQGAAGWRGARGTENFAGGPGGGAPGGLLGGTKVSTQATAALRKDAEKYTWAAAAVGAQNAASYQLASGRPVMPIGGFNGSDPSPTLAKFQEYVRTGKVHYFIGGNDGAGGEGQAMRGGPGGGTSSAISTWVKANFRSTTVGGATFYDLTAPLNGTSAPS; encoded by the coding sequence ATGACCACGGCCGTACCACCCATGGACTCCCCGTTCCCCGAACGGGCCCCGACCGCCCCGGCCTCCTCGAGCGCGCCGAGCGCCACGGCCGGCGCCGCGGCCACGCGGCGCCCCCGCTGGGAGCGCCCCGCCTACGCGGCGCTCCTGCTGGCCACCGCCGTCCTGCTGCTGTGGAACCTGGGAGCCTCCGGCTACGCCAACTCCTTCTACTCCGCGGCCGTCCAGGCGGGCAGCGAGAGCTGGAAGGCCTTCTTCTTCGGCTCCTCCGACGCCGGGAACTCGATCACCGTCGACAAGCCCCCGGCCGCCCTGTGGCCGATGGCTCTGTCCGTCCGGCTGTTCGGGCTCGGCGGCTGGCAGATCCTCGTCCCGCAGGCCCTGATGGGCGTCGGCACCACCGCGGTGCTCTACGCCGCCGTACGCCGCCACTTCGGGCCCGCGGCCGCACTGCTCAGCGGCACGGTCTTCGCGCTCACCCCGGTCGCCGCGCTGATGTTCCGCTTCAACAACCCGGACGCGCTGCTGACCCTGCTGCTGACCGTCACCGTCTACTGCGTCCTGCGCGCCCTCGACGGCGCCCACACCAAGTGGCTGGTCTGGGCCGGCGTCGCGGTCGGCTTCGCCTTCCTGACCAAGACCCTGCAGGCCTTCGTCATCCTGCCGCCGCTCGCCCTCGTGTACGCCGTCTGCGCGCCGACCCGGCTGCGCCGCCGGCTGGGCCAGCTGCTGCTCGCCGGCGCCGCCATGGTGGTGGCCGGCGGCTGGTGGGTCGCGATCGTGGAACTCTGGCCCGCGTCCTCCCGCCCGTACATCGGCGGCTCGCAGACCAACTCCTTCCTGGAGCTGACCCTCGGCTACAACGGCCTCGGCCGGATCAACGGCAACGAGACCGGCAGCGTGGGCGGCGGCGCCCGCGCGGGTGGTGGCGGTGGCGGCGGGGGCTGGGGAGAGACCGGCATCGACCGGCTCTTCTCGGCCAACATCGGCGGGCAGATCTCCTGGCTGCTCCCGGCGGCCCTCGTCATGCTCGTCACCGGACTGGTGATCACCTGGCGCGCCCGGCGGGCCACCGACTCCCTGGAGAGCATGGCCCGCGCGGCCTTCCTGGTGTGGGGCGGCGCCCTGCTGACCACGGCGCTCGTCTTCAGCTACATGCAGGGCATCTTCCACGAGTACTACACCGTGGCGCTGGCCCCGTTCGTGGCCGCGCTGGTGGGCATGGGCGCGGCCATGCTGTGGGAGGAGCGGGGCAGCAAGGCCGCCGCGCTCACCCTGTCCGGCACCCTCGCGCTGACCGCGTGGTGGTCGTACGTCCTGCTCGGCCGCTCGGCCGGATACCTGCCGTGGCTGCGCTGGACGGTCCTCGCCGCCGGCCTGGCGGCGGCCGCCGGGCTGGTCCTCGGCGCGCGGTTCGGCCGGCGGTTCGTGCTGGGCGCGGCGGCGCTCGGGCTGGGTGCGGCGCTGGCCGGTCCCCTCGCGTACTGCCTGACCACGGTGGACTCCACGCGAGGCGGGTCGATCGTGACCGCCGGGCCCGCGGTCTCGGGCGGCCGGGGCGGCATGGGCATGCGGTTCTTCGGTGCCGGTGAACTCCCGCCCGGCGCGGCCCCGCAGGGGGCCTTCCAGGGAGGCCCGCAGCAGGGGCAGCAGGGCGGCGGTCCGCAGGGCGGGCCCCGGCAGTTCCCCGGCGGTCAGGGCGGTCAGGGCTTCCCGCGTGGTCAGGGCGGTCAGGGCTTCCCGGGCGGCCAGGGGGCCGCCGGATGGCGCGGTGCACGCGGGACGGAGAACTTCGCGGGCGGCCCCGGTGGCGGCGCCCCCGGCGGCCTGCTGGGCGGTACGAAGGTCAGTACGCAGGCCACGGCGGCCCTGCGCAAGGACGCGGAGAAGTACACCTGGGCGGCAGCCGCCGTCGGTGCGCAGAACGCGGCGAGCTACCAGCTGGCCTCCGGCCGGCCGGTGATGCCGATCGGCGGGTTCAACGGCAGCGACCCGTCCCCGACGCTCGCCAAGTTCCAGGAGTACGTGCGCACCGGGAAGGTCCACTACTTCATCGGCGGCAACGACGGCGCCGGTGGCGAGGGGCAGGCCATGCGCGGCGGCCCGGGCGGTGGCACCAGCAGCGCCATCTCGACCTGGGTCAAGGCCAACTTCAGGTCCACGACGGTCGGCGGAGCCACGTTCTACGACCTGACCGCCCCCTTGAACGGCACGTCCGCCCCGTCCTGA